The following proteins are co-located in the Rhodohalobacter sp. SW132 genome:
- a CDS encoding rhomboid family intramembrane serine protease encodes MTITLALIAVTSAVSLSALYLNRKILNDGMLIPSRVIREGTWYELLTAGFLHASFTHLLVNMFVLFFFGIVLEQNLGVAHYLALYITGLLVSSLPSMVYHRDDPTYATVGASGGVESVLFGFIFLFPTESIYFILLPIPIPAWVFGLVFLAYSIYESKKGRGNVNHQAHIAGAVWGIVYMLIFVPNGLDHILTILGLI; translated from the coding sequence ATGACGATCACGTTAGCACTAATTGCAGTTACCTCAGCAGTATCGCTGTCCGCTCTCTATCTCAACAGAAAAATTCTGAATGATGGAATGCTGATTCCGAGCCGGGTAATCCGAGAGGGTACCTGGTATGAACTGCTTACGGCCGGCTTTCTGCACGCAAGCTTTACCCATCTGTTGGTGAACATGTTTGTGCTATTCTTTTTCGGTATAGTTCTGGAGCAGAATCTTGGTGTAGCGCATTACCTTGCACTGTATATTACGGGACTCCTTGTCTCCTCACTGCCCTCTATGGTCTATCACCGGGATGATCCAACCTACGCAACCGTAGGAGCCTCGGGCGGCGTAGAGAGTGTGCTGTTTGGATTTATCTTTCTGTTTCCAACGGAGAGCATCTATTTTATTCTGTTGCCGATTCCAATTCCAGCCTGGGTATTTGGACTCGTATTTTTAGCTTATAGTATTTACGAAAGCAAAAAAGGGAGAGGGAATGTTAATCACCAGGCGCATATTGCCGGGGCGGTTTGGGGAATCGTTTACATGTTGATTTTTGTGCCCAACGGGCTCGATCACATCCTTACCATCCTGGGACTAATCTGA
- a CDS encoding septal ring lytic transglycosylase RlpA family protein, which yields MQACGIVRTTERQPSPRSAEDVDAGMMLQSGVASWYGSKFHGRATANGETYNMNDFTAAHRTLPFNTVVKVENLDNGSSVVVRINDRGPYVDNRVIDLSRRAAREIDMENAGTANVEIYLVEEGDRPIGDRRVTNIETYTVQLASFNTEREANAYSQRISGSRAERVTFGNAVAYRVYYGTFSSISDARDAQRRLARQGHEGFVKQAEN from the coding sequence TTGCAAGCTTGTGGTATTGTTCGCACAACCGAACGTCAGCCTTCACCTCGCTCTGCAGAAGATGTAGATGCCGGTATGATGTTACAGTCAGGAGTTGCAAGCTGGTACGGATCTAAATTCCACGGCCGGGCAACGGCTAATGGTGAGACGTACAACATGAACGATTTCACAGCCGCACACCGAACCCTCCCTTTCAATACAGTAGTAAAAGTAGAAAATCTGGATAACGGAAGTTCCGTTGTGGTCCGAATTAACGATCGCGGACCTTACGTGGATAACCGCGTAATTGACCTCTCAAGGCGGGCCGCCCGCGAGATTGATATGGAGAATGCGGGTACTGCTAATGTTGAAATATACCTGGTTGAGGAGGGAGACCGGCCAATCGGAGATCGCAGGGTGACGAATATCGAAACATATACCGTTCAGCTTGCATCGTTCAACACTGAACGGGAAGCAAATGCGTATTCACAAAGGATCAGCGGTTCAAGAGCAGAACGGGTTACCTTCGGAAATGCCGTTGCTTATAGAGTCTATTACGGCACATTTTCATCCATATCTGACGCAAGAGACGCCCAAAGAAGACTGGCACGC
- a CDS encoding DUF1844 domain-containing protein translates to MSDKTDQNGEKLNEDQQQQLLFVMLIQQHEQIAMMGLGKTENPQTGKKARDLKSAKYAIDTIVMLEKYTKGNLPKEISGYVTETLNKLRLGFAEEKKKEQTSSDDEA, encoded by the coding sequence ATGTCTGATAAAACAGATCAAAATGGCGAAAAACTAAACGAAGACCAGCAGCAACAATTACTTTTTGTGATGCTGATACAACAGCATGAGCAGATCGCAATGATGGGGCTCGGTAAAACGGAAAATCCACAAACCGGTAAAAAGGCCCGGGATTTAAAATCAGCGAAGTATGCAATTGATACCATTGTGATGCTTGAAAAATATACCAAAGGGAATTTACCGAAAGAAATCAGCGGTTATGTAACAGAAACCCTTAATAAACTCCGTCTTGGCTTCGCTGAAGAGAAAAAGAAAGAGCAAACTTCTTCTGATGACGAAGCGTGA
- the serC gene encoding 3-phosphoserine/phosphohydroxythreonine transaminase gives MNRVHNFSAGPAALPLPVLQKAQEELTDYRGTGRSIMEMSHRGAEYTEIHNSAVEKLKRIIGADDQWHVLFLQGGASSQFMMVPHNFLNTDRTADYIDTGTWSSKAIKEAKLFGNVHVPYSGKGNGYAHIPTDNELQLSPEAAYLHFTSNNTIYGTQFSREPESNAPLVCDASSDFLSRPVDLNRYGLIYAGAQKNLGPSGVTVVMIHKSFAEKQRSEPIPTILDYKTHIPKIFNTPPVFTVYLVNYVLDWIEEKGGISYFDKHNTEKADLLYSEIDRDDFYHGTADKHSRSKMNVTFRLSNNDLEVQFLKEASKQNLVALKGHRSVGGIRASIYNACEIESVSALVSFMKDFRRNNG, from the coding sequence ATGAATAGAGTACACAACTTCAGTGCCGGGCCTGCAGCACTTCCACTCCCTGTCCTTCAGAAAGCACAGGAAGAGCTAACTGATTACAGAGGTACCGGGAGGTCCATTATGGAGATGAGCCATCGGGGGGCGGAGTATACCGAGATTCACAACAGTGCTGTTGAAAAATTAAAGCGTATTATTGGAGCCGACGATCAATGGCACGTCCTTTTTTTGCAGGGCGGTGCAAGTTCTCAGTTTATGATGGTGCCGCATAATTTCCTCAATACTGATAGAACTGCGGATTACATTGACACAGGAACCTGGTCTTCCAAAGCGATTAAAGAAGCAAAACTCTTTGGCAATGTTCATGTTCCATACTCCGGAAAAGGGAACGGCTATGCACACATTCCAACAGATAATGAACTTCAACTTTCACCGGAGGCGGCTTACCTGCATTTTACGAGTAACAATACGATTTATGGAACTCAGTTCTCCCGTGAACCTGAATCCAATGCTCCTTTGGTTTGTGATGCATCATCAGATTTTCTTTCCCGCCCGGTAGATTTGAACAGGTACGGCCTGATTTACGCCGGGGCACAGAAAAATCTCGGGCCTTCAGGCGTAACCGTAGTGATGATTCATAAATCATTCGCCGAAAAACAGCGTAGTGAACCCATCCCCACTATACTTGATTATAAGACTCATATCCCAAAAATATTCAATACACCACCTGTTTTCACGGTTTATCTTGTGAATTACGTGCTTGACTGGATTGAAGAGAAAGGGGGTATCAGCTATTTTGATAAACACAATACGGAAAAAGCAGATCTTCTTTACAGTGAAATCGACCGGGATGATTTTTATCACGGGACAGCTGATAAACATTCTCGATCAAAAATGAATGTCACCTTCCGGCTCAGCAATAACGATCTTGAAGTACAATTTCTGAAAGAAGCATCAAAACAGAATCTCGTTGCACTGAAGGGGCACCGAAGCGTTGGCGGCATTCGTGCAAGCATCTATAACGCCTGCGAGATTGAGAGCGTCAGTGCGCTTGTTTCGTTTATGAAAGATTTCCGGCGAAATAACGGGTAA
- the proS gene encoding proline--tRNA ligase, producing the protein MAKRITNREKDYSQWYLDVIKEAKLADHSQVRGCMVIRPHGFALWENMKGALDQMFKDTGHENAYFPLFIPKSFLSKEAQHVEGFAKECAVITHSRLKSVEGGVEVDPDSKLEEELIVRPTSETIIWDSYRNWIQSYRDLPILINQWANVVRWEMRTRLFLRTMEFLWQEGHTAHATREEAVEETERMLEVYRTFAEEFMAMPVITGKKTESERFAGAEETYCIEAMMQDGKALQAGTSHFLGQNFAKAFDVKFQNQNGEHDFVWATSWGVSTRLVGGLIMTHSDDNGLVLPPKLAPHQVVVVPIFRSDEQKAEVLEYIRPVMDDLKSKGVRIKLDDRDNYNPGYKFAEHEAQGVPLRIAVGPRDVENGNLELARRDTLDKNIISKEGIGEKIVQLLDEIQSDLFDRAKKRTKEKTRTVNSYEEFQDEIEKGGFIYAHWDGTPETEEKIKQDTKATIRCIPLKPNTETGICMVTGKPSERRVLFARAY; encoded by the coding sequence ATGGCAAAACGTATCACCAATCGGGAAAAAGATTACTCACAATGGTACCTGGATGTAATTAAAGAGGCTAAACTGGCTGATCACTCGCAGGTAAGGGGGTGTATGGTTATTCGTCCCCACGGTTTTGCTTTGTGGGAAAATATGAAAGGTGCTCTCGATCAGATGTTCAAAGATACCGGTCACGAGAATGCTTATTTCCCGCTTTTTATCCCGAAATCATTTCTTTCTAAGGAAGCGCAGCACGTTGAAGGTTTTGCAAAAGAGTGCGCGGTCATCACACACAGCAGGTTAAAAAGCGTTGAGGGCGGCGTGGAAGTTGATCCCGACTCCAAGCTGGAAGAAGAGCTGATTGTTCGTCCAACTTCCGAAACCATTATTTGGGATTCGTACCGAAACTGGATCCAATCCTACCGCGACCTTCCTATCCTGATTAATCAATGGGCAAATGTTGTCCGCTGGGAGATGCGTACGCGACTCTTTTTGAGAACTATGGAATTTTTATGGCAAGAAGGTCATACGGCACATGCAACCCGCGAAGAGGCTGTTGAAGAAACCGAGAGGATGCTTGAAGTCTACCGAACCTTTGCCGAAGAGTTCATGGCGATGCCGGTAATTACGGGCAAAAAAACCGAAAGCGAACGGTTTGCCGGTGCTGAAGAAACGTATTGTATTGAAGCGATGATGCAGGATGGCAAAGCTCTGCAAGCCGGAACCTCTCACTTTCTCGGGCAAAATTTTGCCAAAGCTTTCGATGTAAAATTTCAAAATCAGAATGGTGAACACGACTTCGTTTGGGCAACAAGCTGGGGAGTTTCCACCCGTCTTGTTGGAGGGCTCATCATGACCCATTCCGATGATAACGGCCTCGTTCTGCCCCCTAAATTGGCTCCTCACCAGGTTGTGGTTGTTCCGATCTTCAGAAGTGACGAACAGAAAGCTGAAGTACTTGAATATATCCGTCCGGTTATGGATGATTTGAAATCAAAGGGAGTCAGAATAAAACTCGATGATCGCGACAACTACAATCCCGGCTACAAATTTGCTGAACATGAAGCGCAGGGTGTTCCGCTGCGCATTGCCGTTGGGCCCCGGGATGTTGAAAACGGAAACCTCGAACTTGCCCGCCGTGACACTCTTGATAAAAACATCATCTCAAAAGAGGGAATCGGGGAGAAAATAGTTCAGCTTCTGGATGAGATTCAATCCGATCTTTTTGACCGGGCTAAAAAACGGACAAAAGAGAAGACTCGCACAGTCAATTCATATGAAGAGTTTCAGGACGAAATTGAAAAAGGCGGTTTTATTTACGCTCACTGGGATGGTACGCCCGAAACGGAAGAAAAAATTAAACAAGATACCAAAGCGACAATCCGTTGTATCCCCTTGAAACCCAATACTGAAACCGGAATCTGTATGGTAACCGGAAAACCTTCAGAACGCCGGGTACTTTTTGCAAGAGCTTATTAA
- a CDS encoding NAD(P)H-hydrate dehydratase codes for MSLKSPDNRFLRLCTAEQSRQLDHDTIQTFGLNGNLLMEIAGLKASEFIRQTVGNNRHGVYVCGKGNNAGDAFVIARYLADSPKHRITICLISGDQQLSDDAEKNLSLLRKLSDHSSHITFTGNLSSDLLQDADYIVDGMIGTGLKSELREPLHSAVKSINSSDTLTFSLDIPTGLNCNTGQILGESVQADHTITFGTNKIGFYLGSGPERCGNIHFAELPFPEHHRNHSAVLIHSNIKPELQTGPLPASHKYEKGTVHIIAGSEGMTGAAIMSARSAWKAGAGAVILYCPKGLLHIYEQTLPEIIKVPLGSEHHMFFKPEHVPAVKNRISEKPGPVLAGPGIGRSEETREFILELTNSFKHPLILDADALAGWDELKNYDTSGWILTPHIGELKNSMNISFSSDEERLSQLKKLSKESRCTILSKGYPLITATPDDGVFITGYDTRIFSRAGFGDVLAGTIAGYLAIENNTTDAIIKSLVENFEIANCVKDPEPRTIYGR; via the coding sequence ATGAGTTTAAAATCTCCTGATAATCGTTTTCTTCGTCTCTGCACAGCAGAACAGAGCCGCCAGCTCGACCACGATACCATTCAAACATTTGGCCTGAACGGTAATCTGTTAATGGAAATTGCCGGTCTTAAAGCTTCAGAATTCATCCGGCAAACTGTGGGTAACAACCGGCATGGAGTGTATGTATGCGGTAAAGGCAATAACGCCGGTGATGCTTTCGTGATTGCCCGATACCTGGCGGACAGCCCCAAACACAGGATTACAATCTGCCTGATTTCGGGAGATCAACAGCTATCAGATGATGCAGAGAAAAATCTTTCCCTGCTAAGAAAATTATCAGATCACTCCTCACATATTACATTTACCGGGAATTTATCTTCAGACTTGCTCCAGGATGCCGATTACATTGTGGATGGCATGATTGGCACCGGACTAAAATCTGAACTTCGTGAGCCGCTTCATTCAGCCGTAAAATCAATAAACAGTTCTGATACGCTAACTTTTTCCCTTGATATTCCAACCGGCCTGAACTGCAATACAGGTCAAATCCTGGGTGAATCCGTTCAAGCGGATCATACAATTACCTTTGGCACCAATAAAATCGGTTTTTATTTAGGTAGTGGTCCTGAACGGTGCGGAAATATACATTTTGCTGAACTTCCCTTTCCGGAGCACCATCGCAATCATTCAGCTGTTTTAATCCATTCCAATATAAAACCGGAACTGCAAACCGGTCCGTTGCCTGCATCACACAAATACGAAAAAGGAACGGTTCACATTATTGCAGGTTCTGAGGGAATGACCGGAGCCGCAATCATGTCGGCTCGTTCTGCCTGGAAAGCCGGTGCAGGTGCCGTAATTCTTTATTGTCCCAAGGGATTGCTTCACATTTATGAACAGACTCTGCCTGAAATCATAAAGGTCCCGCTCGGATCAGAGCATCACATGTTCTTTAAACCTGAACATGTTCCGGCTGTCAAAAATCGTATTTCAGAAAAACCAGGGCCCGTGCTTGCCGGTCCGGGAATTGGAAGATCTGAAGAAACACGTGAATTCATTTTAGAACTGACAAATTCATTCAAGCATCCGCTGATTTTAGATGCAGATGCCCTGGCTGGATGGGATGAGTTAAAAAATTACGACACCTCTGGATGGATACTCACACCTCACATCGGGGAGCTGAAAAATTCGATGAACATTTCGTTTTCATCAGACGAGGAGCGATTGAGTCAGTTAAAAAAACTTTCGAAAGAGAGCAGATGCACCATTCTATCGAAAGGATATCCCCTGATTACAGCCACACCTGATGACGGAGTATTCATTACCGGTTATGATACAAGAATCTTCTCAAGGGCAGGATTTGGAGATGTTTTAGCCGGAACAATTGCGGGCTATCTGGCTATAGAGAATAACACTACAGATGCTATCATAAAGTCGTTGGTTGAGAATTTTGAAATTGCCAACTGCGTTAAAGATCCTGAACCCAGAACAATCTATGGTAGGTAG
- a CDS encoding NUDIX hydrolase has protein sequence MTKRDSKAEKITAAGGILFRKEPYAVQILLIHRNGVWDLPKGKLEPDESIAECAAREVREEVGLKKNPVIEANLGTTEHSYEQNGTHFDKVTYWFVMRLTDDQLSYTPQEAEGIDKVEWISVKKAEEIVEYQNLKHLIARFKEGINR, from the coding sequence ATGACGAAGCGTGATTCGAAAGCAGAAAAGATAACGGCTGCGGGTGGAATTCTGTTTCGGAAAGAACCGTATGCTGTTCAGATATTACTTATCCATAGAAATGGAGTCTGGGATCTGCCAAAAGGTAAACTTGAACCGGATGAATCGATAGCGGAGTGTGCGGCCAGGGAAGTTCGGGAGGAGGTGGGGTTAAAAAAGAATCCTGTAATAGAAGCTAATCTCGGAACTACGGAGCACAGCTATGAACAAAACGGCACACATTTCGACAAAGTTACCTATTGGTTCGTGATGAGACTAACCGATGATCAGTTATCTTACACTCCGCAAGAAGCGGAGGGGATTGATAAAGTTGAATGGATATCTGTCAAAAAGGCTGAAGAGATTGTGGAATATCAGAATCTAAAACATCTGATTGCCAGGTTTAAAGAGGGTATAAACCGGTAG
- a CDS encoding DUF1015 domain-containing protein: MATIQPFKGWLPKPKKVGQVACPPYDVISTKEAAALAKDKPNSFLHVIRPEIDLPEGTPYHDDAVYQKGAANLKQLLNSELYTQDEKPSIYIYQLQDDTHTQTGVFTCASVQDYDNDVILKHELTRPDKENDRTKHIQMQQAHAEPVMLTYKDSEDVAFQVEKTVATSPPFIEHTDDRGVIHRIWKEFTTVDFVKAFSKVDHFYIADGHHRCKSASRVSQNLRERDQSFPGEAEYDYFPVVLFPMSQMKILPYNRVIIHALKNQAEHLFDKFDAVKTKKKSPDKKGNVSVYFDGDWWTFTLPESDENDTVSNLDAALLQRYILGPVFDIHNPRTNNNIEFVGGIRGTEELERLVDSKEADLAISMYPTSIEELVDVSDAGELMPPKSTWFEPKLQSGIIIHTF; encoded by the coding sequence ATGGCAACGATTCAACCTTTTAAAGGATGGCTCCCAAAACCCAAAAAGGTAGGCCAGGTTGCATGCCCGCCTTACGACGTTATCAGTACCAAAGAGGCTGCAGCACTTGCTAAAGATAAACCCAACAGCTTTTTACATGTAATCCGGCCTGAAATTGACCTGCCGGAGGGAACTCCTTACCACGACGATGCTGTTTACCAAAAAGGTGCAGCGAACCTGAAGCAACTATTAAATTCCGAATTATATACCCAGGACGAAAAACCGTCAATATATATTTATCAGCTTCAGGATGATACCCACACCCAAACGGGTGTTTTTACATGTGCTTCTGTGCAGGATTACGACAATGATGTGATTCTGAAGCACGAACTGACACGTCCCGATAAAGAGAACGACCGTACCAAACATATTCAGATGCAGCAGGCTCATGCCGAACCTGTAATGCTCACCTATAAAGATTCAGAGGATGTGGCGTTCCAGGTTGAAAAAACAGTTGCAACCTCCCCTCCTTTTATCGAGCATACCGATGACCGCGGCGTGATTCACAGAATCTGGAAAGAGTTTACTACCGTTGATTTTGTAAAAGCTTTTTCCAAAGTCGATCACTTTTATATTGCAGACGGACATCACAGGTGTAAAAGTGCCTCCCGTGTGTCGCAAAATCTTCGTGAAAGAGATCAGTCATTCCCGGGAGAAGCGGAATACGATTATTTCCCGGTGGTTCTCTTCCCAATGAGCCAGATGAAAATTCTGCCTTATAACCGTGTTATTATTCACGCACTGAAAAATCAGGCTGAACATCTTTTTGATAAGTTTGATGCCGTGAAGACCAAAAAGAAATCACCAGATAAAAAAGGGAACGTCTCTGTCTATTTTGATGGCGATTGGTGGACATTTACACTGCCTGAATCAGATGAAAATGATACCGTCTCCAATCTTGATGCTGCCCTGCTGCAACGATATATACTCGGACCTGTTTTTGATATTCACAATCCCCGGACAAATAATAATATTGAGTTTGTTGGTGGAATCAGGGGCACTGAAGAGCTTGAACGACTCGTGGATAGTAAAGAAGCTGACCTGGCTATTAGCATGTATCCCACCAGCATTGAGGAACTTGTTGATGTTTCCGACGCAGGTGAACTGATGCCTCCTAAATCCACTTGGTTTGAGCCCAAACTTCAATCCGGAATCATCATTCACACGTTCTGA
- a CDS encoding VanZ family protein codes for MVGRTVSFFAAHKYIVYALFTIITIFTLYLTLIPLRSVPGISLFEYNKLGHFLMFFGWTFMLGFSFIIRNNKLAPLFRIFLAGMVFGISIEFAQELLPYGRTASVWDAAADVAGSFVAVLLLWGIQTRYQSYLKPALIKNNINNGNTLES; via the coding sequence ATGGTAGGTAGAACGGTTTCCTTTTTCGCAGCTCATAAATATATCGTCTATGCGCTGTTCACCATTATTACGATCTTCACGCTTTATCTAACTCTGATCCCGCTGAGAAGCGTCCCTGGGATTTCCCTGTTTGAATACAACAAACTTGGCCATTTTCTGATGTTCTTCGGTTGGACATTCATGCTTGGGTTTTCATTTATAATCCGTAACAATAAATTAGCCCCGCTATTCCGAATCTTTCTTGCCGGAATGGTGTTTGGTATATCCATAGAGTTCGCTCAGGAACTCCTGCCTTATGGCAGAACGGCCAGTGTTTGGGATGCCGCAGCGGATGTTGCCGGTAGTTTTGTTGCTGTTCTATTGCTATGGGGCATACAAACCAGGTATCAGTCTTATTTGAAACCAGCTTTAATAAAAAATAATATCAACAACGGTAACACGTTGGAAAGTTAG
- a CDS encoding energy transducer TonB encodes MERKKPEADLRKYYTVFLQLGMILTLAIFIVAVRIDITSLAPDEYVLDEQEIVEMEEIIQTRQIETPPPPPRPPVPVEVPNDEIIDDVDIDISADWDLDDRLDMPPPQQEEEEPEEDFFVVVEEMPELIGGLASIQENIRYPEMARRAGIEGRVYVQFIVNEQGQVEDPQVIRGIGGGADEEALRAVRQAQFRPGMQRGRPVRVQYSLPVVFRLQN; translated from the coding sequence ATGGAAAGGAAAAAACCGGAAGCAGATTTAAGGAAATACTATACTGTTTTTCTTCAACTTGGAATGATACTAACGCTTGCAATTTTTATTGTGGCCGTTAGAATCGACATAACCAGTCTCGCTCCTGACGAGTATGTTCTTGACGAACAGGAGATTGTTGAGATGGAAGAAATTATCCAGACACGTCAAATTGAAACACCCCCACCTCCACCACGTCCTCCGGTTCCTGTAGAGGTTCCCAATGATGAAATTATTGATGATGTGGATATTGACATTTCTGCCGATTGGGATTTGGATGACAGACTTGATATGCCACCTCCACAACAGGAAGAAGAGGAGCCTGAAGAAGATTTCTTCGTAGTTGTTGAAGAGATGCCGGAGCTTATCGGTGGACTTGCTTCCATCCAGGAAAATATTCGCTATCCCGAAATGGCGCGAAGAGCAGGAATTGAAGGCCGAGTATATGTACAGTTTATCGTAAACGAACAAGGGCAAGTTGAGGATCCACAAGTTATTCGCGGAATCGGCGGTGGCGCTGATGAAGAAGCCCTGAGAGCTGTTCGTCAGGCTCAGTTCCGTCCCGGAATGCAGCGTGGACGTCCCGTTCGTGTTCAGTATAGTTTGCCTGTTGTATTCAGACTTCAGAACTAA
- a CDS encoding AAA family ATPase: MASGNQLKALIKSYKEGDDSRFYATAMQIAASEAKKGNKNLATQLRDLIDEAKKNTNIESSRYAVPIARPQGELSELLEVFYPDTRIDDMVLHEETKNSLSKIINEQKEKRKLIKYGLQPSRKLLLVGPPGCGKTMSAQAIAGELKIPIFVVRLDGLITKFMGESIAKLRLIFDAMKENRGVYLFDEFDSIGTTRGFSNDVGEIKRVLNSFLLNIENDTSESIIIAATNFREVLDRALFRRFDDIVNFKMPEKKQILETTKRHLKNVSLDKGFNFDEVANQSIGLSYADIVRSCNDAIKSMLMDNSKSLDHQVLLRILSDRIQY; encoded by the coding sequence GTGGCTTCAGGCAACCAACTCAAAGCCTTAATAAAAAGTTATAAAGAAGGAGATGATTCTCGTTTTTATGCAACTGCTATGCAGATTGCTGCAAGTGAAGCAAAAAAAGGCAATAAAAATTTAGCCACTCAGCTTAGAGATTTAATTGACGAAGCAAAGAAAAATACTAACATTGAATCGAGTAGGTACGCTGTACCGATAGCACGCCCCCAAGGAGAATTGTCTGAACTCTTAGAGGTATTCTATCCAGATACCCGCATAGACGATATGGTTCTACATGAGGAGACAAAAAACTCACTTAGTAAAATCATTAATGAACAAAAAGAGAAAAGAAAATTAATTAAATACGGCTTACAACCTTCTAGAAAATTACTACTGGTGGGCCCTCCCGGGTGTGGTAAAACCATGAGTGCCCAAGCAATTGCAGGAGAATTAAAAATCCCAATATTTGTAGTTAGGTTAGATGGTCTAATCACCAAATTTATGGGGGAATCCATTGCAAAGCTCAGACTGATTTTTGATGCAATGAAAGAAAATAGAGGTGTTTATCTATTTGATGAATTTGACTCAATTGGAACTACCAGGGGGTTTTCAAATGATGTTGGCGAAATAAAAAGAGTATTAAATAGCTTTTTACTGAACATTGAAAACGACACATCTGAAAGTATAATAATTGCAGCAACAAATTTTAGAGAAGTACTTGATAGAGCATTATTTAGAAGATTTGATGATATCGTTAACTTTAAAATGCCTGAGAAAAAGCAAATATTAGAAACAACAAAACGGCATCTGAAGAACGTAAGCCTAGATAAAGGGTTTAATTTTGATGAAGTTGCAAATCAATCAATTGGTTTAAGTTATGCTGATATTGTTAGGTCGTGTAATGACGCTATAAAGTCTATGTTGATGGATAATTCTAAAAGCCTCGATCATCAAGTTTTATTAAGAATATTATCTGATAGAATTCAATACTAA